The window ATTTTTGATCCATAGCTTTGTGACTTCCATTCCTGTTTTTATTTATTTAGGGTTTTCTGGAACTCTCAATTTAGCGGGCTTAGTTTTTGGGTATTTAGTCCTCGTCCTATCTGGATTGTATTTGATGTTACTTCTGCACTACCTCTCAAGGCTCAACATTTTGTTAAAAGATATCTCACCTTTGATTCGTTTGGTGAGCCAGTTGGTATTTTGGGGGATCCCTGTTTTATACTACCCAACAGGGGTCTTAAAACAATGGAATGAATGGAATCCATTTACCATTCCATTGGATGTCTTCCGCACAACTGTGATTAGTGGGTTTCAGGCTCAGTTTGACTGGTTCCATATTGCCCCGTTTCTTTTTTTCTTTGTCCTTGTGTATTTACTGGCAAAACGAAAATTCCAATCAGTGATATTGGATCACCTTTAAATCCTAATGCTTTCTGTATTCATCGAAAACCTTTCCAAGGACTATCATGGATTCACAAAACCTTGGAAACGAATTCTTGCTGGACTTAGTTTTGGTTACTTCGGCATTGATTCAAAGTTTACAGCAATCCAATCCTTAAATTTGCAAGTAAATCCTGGTGAAATTCTTGGGATCATCGGAAGGAATGGAGCTGGGAAATCCACATTATTAAAACTCATCACTGGTGTGATCCAAAAGGACCAAGGTAACTTAAAAGTATATGGATCCGTCCGTGCACTGTTAGAACTCAGTGTGGGATTCAATCCCGAACTTTCTGGAGAAGAGAATGTTTATTTTAATGGGCTTGTTTGGGGTTACAAACCGTCTGAAATCAAGATGCTTGCAGATTCTATTTTTGAATTTGCAGAATTAAAAGAATTTCGATCCTCTCCTTTAAAAAATTATAGTTCGGGAATGGCGATGCGACTTGGGTTTAGTTTGGCGACAGCAAAACGGCCTGATATCCTCATTGTGGATGAAGCATTGGCAGTCGGTGATGCTAGTTTCCAACAAAAATGCCTGAAACGAATCCAAGAATTTTCAAAACTAGGTACTTCGATTTTAGTTGTCAGTCATGATTTAGGACTTGTTTCTTATTTTTGTACAAGGGTTGTTTTGTTGGAAAAAGGAAAACTCCTTTTTGATGGGAACCCAAAAGAGACGATTGAAAAATACATGCATGTGTTAGCTGGTGAACTCCCTGTATCAGAATCGTATTCATCGAATGCCATACAAGATCTACGTGTGGTTTTAGAAAATGAAAAGGGAATCCAATCCAATGTCTTTTTTATCGGCAGTCAAGTATGTCTGAGACTTTCATTCAAAACACTAACTTCAATCGAATCAGCCACCATTGGCTTTCATATCGATAATGATAAAGGGATTCGTATTTTTGGTACCAATACCTTCCATTTAGGTGATACGAATCGAATCTTCCAAAACGACAAGGAATATGAAGTGAGATTTGAATTCCCCATTCAATTTACTGCGGGAAAGTATAGTCTCGGAATCGCCATCCACAAGGGTGAATCCCATATCGAAGGGAGTTATTTTTGGAAGGAATCGATTTTAGATTTTGAAGTAGAGACTGGCAAAATTCAAAAATTTGTAGGGATTTGTCATATTCCCACAAGCTTTCAGATCAAGCAAGATCGAGGCACACGTTAGAAAAACAGTTTCCTTTTCGGTTAAAATTGAAAATCTGGAAATCCTATGAAAGTTTGTGTGGTCGGAACCGGATATGTGGGCCTTGTTGCAGGTACTTGTTTTGCTGAGTATGGCAATGATGTGATTTGTATTGATAAAGATGAAAAAAAGATCAGTGACCTTAAAAAAGGGATCATCCCAATTTATGAGCCGGGTTTAACCGAACTCGTAGAACGCAATTATAAAGAAGGACGACTCAAATTTTCCACATCGTTAAAAGATGGTGTTGAATCATCGGAGTTTGTTTTTATCGCTGTTGGGACACCCACATCTGACAACGGTTCGGCGGACTTACGTTTTGTTTTTGCCGTTGCGGAAGAAGTTGGAAAAACAATGAATGGTTACAAAATCATCGTCGATAAGTCCACGGTTCCCGTAGGCACGGCAGATAAAGTAAAAGAAATTCTATCCAAAAACACAAAACACCCATTTGACGTAGTCTCCAATCCAGAATTTTTAAAAGAAGGGGCGGCGATCGATGACTTTATGCGACCTGAACGAGTTGTGATCGGAGCAGAATCGGAATTGGCTGCCAAAAAAATGAGCGAACTTTATTCCCCTTTTGTCCTCAACGGAAATCCGATCATCACTATGAGCATTCGTTCCGCAGAACTCACAAAGTATGCCTGTAACGCCTTCCTTGCCACAAAAATCTCCTTTGTGAATGAAATAGCCAACTTATGTGATGCCTTAGGTGCCAATTATGATGACGTTCGCAAAGGGATGGGAACCGATTCAAGGATTGGTAGACAATTTTTATATGCAGGGATTGGATACGGTGGATCCTGTTTTCCTAAAGATGTGAGAGCACTTTTAAGAACCGCAGAAGAAGTGAACGCTCCCATGCACATCATCCAGTCTGTTGAAGACGTGAATGAAAAACAAAAAACTCGTCTAACAGATAAAATTTTCGAACACTTTAAATCAACCGATATGAAAGGGAAAACCTTTGGAATTTGGGGACTTTCCTTCAAACCTGGAACAGATGATATGCGAGAAGCCCCGTCCATCCCTCTGATCTATGAACTCCATAAAAATGGTGCGAAAATTCAAGTATTTGATCCTGCCGCGATGGAAACGTCTAAGTATTATTTTGATGGGAAAGTCGAATACAAAAAAGACGCATATGCAACGTTAGAAGGTGCAGATGCCATGTTGTTGTTAACCGAATGGCGTGAATTCCGCGAGCCCGATTTTCAAAAAATCAAGTCGTTACTGAAGTCTCCTCTGATTTTTGATGGAAGGAACCAATACAAACCAAATTTGATGCAAGAAATTGGGTTTACTTACTATTCGATCGGGAATCGGTAAAGTTTCCCGGCAAACATTCGTTTGCCGGAACTTACATTTTGCTTTAAAATCCTTTTTCGATTTGTTCTAAGGTTTCTTTACAAATCAATTGGTCTGATTCGGATTCTAGTTTTGGTTGGATTTCTTTTAAGATCGTCTTTGCATGTTTGAAGTCGCCACTTTCTTTCAAACTGATTCCATAATACAATTTAGCTGTGATCAATCGTTTTGAATTTGGATAAAGTTGGATGAATTCTTTCCAAGAAGTTACTGCTAATTCTTTTGGTCCATTGACGGATCGAATTAGGTTTAAATTAAAATAAGAATTTTCTTTCACGATAGGGAGTTGTTTTGACTTTTGAATGGAAGAGATGAATTGTTCTTCTGCTTTTGTATATTCTTTAGATTGAAAGTACAATAAACCCAATCGAAAATGTAAGTTTGGGTTTTCTTTATCCTTTCTCATCTCTGTTTTCAAAAAAGATTCTAAATTTGGTTCTTGTAAGATTCTTTTGGAAAGGATCAATATATCTTCTTTCGTTGCGAGTCCTGTGATTTTTGTCACAAAATTTCCCTCTCCATCTAAAAACAGAATCGTGGGATAACCTTCTACATTGTATTTTTTCCGCAAATTGGGGAATTCTTCTCCATCTAATCTAACACGTACAAATTGGTCTAAAATACGACTTACCTCAGGATCAGGGAATATCTCTTTTTCCAAAACCATACAATAGGTACACCAATCTGCAAACACATCGACGATGATGAATTTTTTTTCTTGTTTGGCGGTTTCAAATCCCTTCTGGATGGAATTACCCCAATTGGAGTCAGCCGAAAGAATCGAACCAAATAGGAAAGAGATGAGGAGTAAACTAAATCGAAACATTCAATCTGATTCTACCCTAATTCGAGGTGAAGCCACAACCAATTTTCGCTTTTTGAAAATAGAAAGGGCCGTTTCCATGGTAGTTAGAAGGCAAACGAAATGGAATTTTTATTAAAATTAGAAGATTTACTCCGCAAACGAAAAGAGGAATTACCCGAAAAATCCTACACAGCGGAATTATTCCGAGATGGGGTAGACCGAATCCTAAAAAAAATTGGGGAAGAAGCGGGGGAAGTGATCATCGCCGCAAAAAATCCAAATGAAAAAGAACTCATCCATGAAATTGCAGATTTGATTTTCCATTTAGAAGTGTTAATGGTCGAAAAAGGAATTAGTTTAACTACCATCGCAAAAGAATTAGAAAAAAGACATAGTTAAACAAGTTTCCTATCGCGAAACGTCATGAAATTTTTTTTCATTCTATTTTACCCACTCTCTTTGTTGTACCAGTTTCTATTTTGGGTTTCACAATTTAAGATAAAACCCTTTGTTTTGCCCCATGTTTTAGTCATCAGTGTGGGTAATGTCACCATGGGTGGAACGGGGAAAACTCCTTTTGTGCAATATCTTGTTCGTTACTTTAAGGCAAAAAACAAAAAGTATGCGATCACTATTTTGTCACGTGGTTATAAAGCAAAATTGTCGAAAGTGGGTGCAATTCTTCGGGACGGACTTTCTCCACATCTGTATGGAGATGAACCAAGTGAACACAAAGAACTTTTTCCAGATGTGCAAGTCATCATCGGCAAAAATAGAAAAGAGAGTTTTTTAAAACACAATCAAATTCATTCTAAGTTTCATATTGTCATTTTGGATGATGGATTCCAACACAAACAAATCCATAGAGATTTTGATATTGTTCTATTGGATGCCAATGGGCCTTTTGGGAATGGGCAAACGATCCCTTTGGGATTTTTACGAGAACCAATCTCACATTTAAGAAGAGCGCATACAATTGTCTTCACAAAACTTACGGATCAAAATAAAGATAAATCGATACGTGCCATAAATATCTTAAAACAAAAACAGATTCCTGTTCCATCTTACACTTCGCATTTTTTGGCAAATCTTGTGCAAATCGATTTGAATACGCTCAAATCAAACCCGGTCCAATTACCAGTCGATCAAATTCGTCAAACTAAGGTTTTGGATGAAGATGCTAACGATGGTTATTTCCTGTTTACGGGTGTTGGAAATCCAAAACATGTATTGGAGACTGCAGAATCAATCATCGGAAAAAAAATAAATCAGCATCGATTTTTTCCTGACCATTATGAATTTGAAGAAAGTGTTTTAGGATCAATTATAGGAGAAGTGAAACAGGGAACAGTTCTATTGACGACAGAAAAAGACTGGGTGAAAGTTCGTACAAAAAAAGGATTTTTGGAAGAATTAAAAAAAAGAAACATTCAAATCTTTGTGATCAAAATTGAAGTGGTTGTGAATGAGAAAGAAAGTTTCGAATCTATGTTAGCTGGTCTCGTTTCCACATACGAAGCAAAAAACGATCTGGTTTCAATGAATTGATGAGATTGTTTGGAATGTCCATCGTTTGATTTAAAATTGATTTCACTAAAATTTCAGCTGCAAGTAAAGAGTGTGTGAGACCTCTGGATCCTAAACCATTTAAAATTCCGACAGATTCATAATATGGTATTTGGAATGGTTTGTGATCTTTTCGGAACATATTTTGGTATTTCACAGTAGTATCTAAAGTTGAAAGATTGGGAAGTTTTCCCACTACTGGGTGACGATCTTGGGACTGTGTCCGATAACTCACACGAGTTCCAAACTGACTCACATCCACAGTTTTCCAATCGTTATGTAAGATTGGCAGTTTTGATTGCAGAGTTTCCCACATGGTTATGGTTTCATTGATTCTAGGTTCTATTTCTAGATGGAATTCATCGAAACTTGCACCTAATACGCGTTCCCCATTGATTTCGGCTGTTAAGTAATCTCCATACAAAATAGAGGTTTGGTTTTGAAAAAAAGCTGAAGGAATTTGTACAATTTGCCCCCGAACTTGTTTCATCGGAATCCAATTTGAGAACGGATCCTTCGTAAATTGATACCCTTGCGCCAAAAATAAAAAATCGACTTCAAACTTTTCTTCATTTGTTTCGCAAATCAATTTACCATCCGATTCTTTCTCTCTCCAGGAGACTAATGTGGATTGCAATTTCATTGTAGGGTGTGCCAATCGAATCAGTTCTTTTGTAAGGATGGCGGGAGAGAGAGCTTTCCCTTTTGGGAAGTACAAAGCCTTTTTTTGGGAATTAGGCTCAAAACTTTGTTTGGCGATTGATTCGGGAATTTGATGGGAAAGGAGCGAGTGCCAATAACGGTCTACGTTGGATTCTGTTTCCAATAAAAAATGGATTCCATTGGCATGAGGAACTGAATTTTCCAATCCCAATCTTTCCCAAACTTCCAAAAAGTGAGTGTATGCTATTAGCGAAAATTCTGATTCCGCAGTTTTGTGTTTGGTGAGAAAGGGATACACGACACCAATTGGATTTCCACTAGCATGTTTTGCTGGTGCTGATTCCGATTCCAATAAAATGGTATTGATATTTTGTTTGGAAAGCGCATAACAAATGCTTGCTCCTGCAATCCCGCTCCCTACGACAATGGCAGTTTTTTCCTCAAGGGTTCTCATTTCAGATTACAGTAGAACTCCTGTTAACATTTCTCTCTTCTTCCCAAACCCTTTTTGTTTTTGTACAAAAAATCCCAATGATTCTAAATTCCTTCGAATGAATCCCGCTGCTGTAAAGGTAGAAAACCGAGTGCCTTTCTTAGAATGGATTCGGATTTGTGAAAGTGTTTCAGGTGACCACATATTTGGGTTTTTATTCGGAGAAAATCCATCCAAATACCAAAAGTCGATCTTGGGAAAAAGTTCCAAACATTCCAATACATCTCCTAAATACAAAGTTAGGGTAAATGTCGTTTGGGGGTTTGGGGATTTCTGGTGGGGGATTTGGACCTTCCAAATCATATCGTTTGCATCCAAGTTCCAACGTTTCCTTTGTTCGGTATAGGATTCTTGCAAAGCTTCCGTCCATAAAGGTTTCCCCGGAAAGGAAAGATTCAGGGAGTGTAATATTTCACTCGGTAAAGGGAACCCTTCTAAGCTTACGAAATGGACCGAAGGTGGGTCATTGATCCTTTGCCAATGGTCTAAGGTCACAAAGAAATTCAGTCCCGTCCCAAATCCAAGTTCACCAATCTGGATTTGGCTGATTTCCTTCTTTGAGAAGGCTTCTGGGATGCGGTTTCCTTCCAGAAACACATACTTTGATTCTTCCCAACCGCCTTCCTTCGAAAAGTACACATCATCATAGTGCAAAGAGACAGGGACTCCTTCCTGCAATACTATCTTGGCTTCGGTTCGCATTGGATCCATTGATCGTGATCTCACTTCCCAGATACCAAGATGGTGAAAGGGAGAGGGGAGGGAAACGGATTCTCTTTTAACCAATGGGAAAAAGGAAATCCTGACACCCTTCTTGGCAAATTTATTATGTCTCATAAAAAAGGCTTTCCAAATAGAGGGTACCCTTCATATTTTTCCCAGGTTTGGGGGAGATTCTATGGATTTTGTGAAAATCCGAGGCAAAGACTTACAAGACTGCATCATGCAGATGAAAATGAAGTATGGCCCTGAGGCTCATTTGTATGACCAACGAGTGATCACCGAAGGGGGACTCTTTGGAACCGGTCTTATGGCACAACGCATGTATGAAATTGATGTGGGTGTTCCTGAAAAACAAAATTCCAAAGAAAGAATTGAACGAAAACTCAAAGACCTCAAAGAACTCATCAAACAAAAACAAAGGACAGAATCACATCCTGAATCTGGTCTCGTTGGAGTGGGAATCCCCTCACATTCTTCCCACTCGGTAAATCTTTCGAACGCAAATACTTACACGGGACGTAAAAAAAACATTGAATCGGTCCGTCCTTTTTCCGAACGAAAACGAAGACAAACTTCCGCTATTTACGAAATTGAATCCTTTGAAGAAAGGCCCGTGGGTTTATCTCTCGCCGAAGCGAAAGAATCCTTTCTTGAATCCATTCCCGAAAGAACAATCAGTCCCAAAGAAAAACACCCTCACATCCAAAAGCTCATCGATCGACTGTTACGTGAAGGATTTTCTGAATCGTATCTAGAAGAAATGGCAGTCACACTCGAACAAAGGTTATCTGCCGTGGATTTAACTCGTTATGCCAATGTGACCGACAAAGCGGTCACCTATTTAGAAGAACGGATCCAAGTGGACTCCGACCTTTTTAGTGGAACTCCTCGTGGAAAACGAAAGGTAGTTTTTTTTGTCGGGCCCACAGGTTCTGGCAAAACGACATCCATTGCGAAACTGGCAGCGAAATACAGTTTGCATATGGGGAAAAAAGTTTCTCTCTATACAACAGATAACTACCGCATTGCGGCCATTGACCAATTGAAATTTTATGCAGATGCGATGGGACTTCCTTTCTATGCAGCCAAAGACCTTCGCAAATGGAAAGAAACGATTCTACGTGATGGATCGGAACTCATCCTCGTTGATACCGCTGGATACTCACATCGTAAGTCAGAAAACTTGGAAAAACTTCAGGAATTCTACGAAGTCTTTGGGGAAAAGGATCATATTGAAACCATCTTAGTGCTTTCCTCCACGGTGGCAAAAGACAATGCCCTCGCAGTCACAAACGCGTATGAGTCGGTAGGTTATAAAAGAATTTTATTAACTAAGCTTGATGAAGCAGAATTTTTAGGTTCTGTCGTAGAATTAGCCGATACTATTCACAGGGAATTCGCATTCTTAAGTGTAGGGCAGGATGTTCCGTTTGATATCCTAAATGCCACCAAAAAAATCCTTGCCGAATGTGTAATTTTTCCTGAAAAATTGAAAGGGATAGCGGGCGAAGTCTTCGAGAAGACTGTGTAAAGGAGCCTCGTTATCCTGATACCTAGGGGTAACGATGGACCAAGCAGCAAATCTTAGAAAGTTAACAGAAACTGGCACCGGATTGAAACTCGTCCAACCTCAGGATGCTGCAAAAAAGACCAAAATCATTGCAGTGGCTTCTGGAAAGGGAGGGGTGGGTAAAAGTACAGTCTCTGTCAATTTAGCCATCTCCATTGCCAAAACTGGTCTCAAAGTCCTCATCTTCGATGGTGACTTGGGTCTTGCCAATGTCAACGTCCTCCTTGGGATCATTCCGAAATACAATTTATACCATGTCGTCAAAGGCCATAAGTCCTTAAAAGACATCGTGATCTCCACTCCTGAAGGGGTAGACATCATTGCAGGTGCCTCTGGGTATTCCCAACTTGCCAATCTCAATGAAACACAACGAAACAATCTCATCAAAGGGTTTGCGGAACTGGATCGTTATGATGTGATGATCATTGATACGGGTGCTGGGATCTCTGCCAATGTG of the Leptospira biflexa serovar Patoc strain 'Patoc 1 (Paris)' genome contains:
- the mnmD gene encoding tRNA (5-methylaminomethyl-2-thiouridine)(34)-methyltransferase MnmD, whose amino-acid sequence is MRHNKFAKKGVRISFFPLVKRESVSLPSPFHHLGIWEVRSRSMDPMRTEAKIVLQEGVPVSLHYDDVYFSKEGGWEESKYVFLEGNRIPEAFSKKEISQIQIGELGFGTGLNFFVTLDHWQRINDPPSVHFVSLEGFPLPSEILHSLNLSFPGKPLWTEALQESYTEQRKRWNLDANDMIWKVQIPHQKSPNPQTTFTLTLYLGDVLECLELFPKIDFWYLDGFSPNKNPNMWSPETLSQIRIHSKKGTRFSTFTAAGFIRRNLESLGFFVQKQKGFGKKREMLTGVLL
- a CDS encoding UDP-glucose dehydrogenase family protein, which gives rise to MKVCVVGTGYVGLVAGTCFAEYGNDVICIDKDEKKISDLKKGIIPIYEPGLTELVERNYKEGRLKFSTSLKDGVESSEFVFIAVGTPTSDNGSADLRFVFAVAEEVGKTMNGYKIIVDKSTVPVGTADKVKEILSKNTKHPFDVVSNPEFLKEGAAIDDFMRPERVVIGAESELAAKKMSELYSPFVLNGNPIITMSIRSAELTKYACNAFLATKISFVNEIANLCDALGANYDDVRKGMGTDSRIGRQFLYAGIGYGGSCFPKDVRALLRTAEEVNAPMHIIQSVEDVNEKQKTRLTDKIFEHFKSTDMKGKTFGIWGLSFKPGTDDMREAPSIPLIYELHKNGAKIQVFDPAAMETSKYYFDGKVEYKKDAYATLEGADAMLLLTEWREFREPDFQKIKSLLKSPLIFDGRNQYKPNLMQEIGFTYYSIGNR
- a CDS encoding MinD/ParA family protein; protein product: MDQAANLRKLTETGTGLKLVQPQDAAKKTKIIAVASGKGGVGKSTVSVNLAISIAKTGLKVLIFDGDLGLANVNVLLGIIPKYNLYHVVKGHKSLKDIVISTPEGVDIIAGASGYSQLANLNETQRNNLIKGFAELDRYDVMIIDTGAGISANVIGLVMPADEVVVVTTPEPTSITDSYGLIKSIVSQSKDKNLKIIVNRVRSAIEGKKVADRVIDISGQFLEVQVENLGFIFQDEEVEKSIREQKPFIIGAPRSKAAACLTRITHTLLQTEGGFDDEEGLTGFFKKFFSFVDFKEKEMESRMEEDN
- a CDS encoding ABC transporter ATP-binding protein, with the translated sequence MLSVFIENLSKDYHGFTKPWKRILAGLSFGYFGIDSKFTAIQSLNLQVNPGEILGIIGRNGAGKSTLLKLITGVIQKDQGNLKVYGSVRALLELSVGFNPELSGEENVYFNGLVWGYKPSEIKMLADSIFEFAELKEFRSSPLKNYSSGMAMRLGFSLATAKRPDILIVDEALAVGDASFQQKCLKRIQEFSKLGTSILVVSHDLGLVSYFCTRVVLLEKGKLLFDGNPKETIEKYMHVLAGELPVSESYSSNAIQDLRVVLENEKGIQSNVFFIGSQVCLRLSFKTLTSIESATIGFHIDNDKGIRIFGTNTFHLGDTNRIFQNDKEYEVRFEFPIQFTAGKYSLGIAIHKGESHIEGSYFWKESILDFEVETGKIQKFVGICHIPTSFQIKQDRGTR
- the hisE gene encoding phosphoribosyl-ATP diphosphatase, which translates into the protein MEFLLKLEDLLRKRKEELPEKSYTAELFRDGVDRILKKIGEEAGEVIIAAKNPNEKELIHEIADLIFHLEVLMVEKGISLTTIAKELEKRHS
- a CDS encoding thioredoxin family protein, whose translation is MFRFSLLLISFLFGSILSADSNWGNSIQKGFETAKQEKKFIIVDVFADWCTYCMVLEKEIFPDPEVSRILDQFVRVRLDGEEFPNLRKKYNVEGYPTILFLDGEGNFVTKITGLATKEDILILSKRILQEPNLESFLKTEMRKDKENPNLHFRLGLLYFQSKEYTKAEEQFISSIQKSKQLPIVKENSYFNLNLIRSVNGPKELAVTSWKEFIQLYPNSKRLITAKLYYGISLKESGDFKHAKTILKEIQPKLESESDQLICKETLEQIEKGF
- the lpxK gene encoding tetraacyldisaccharide 4'-kinase; the protein is MKFFFILFYPLSLLYQFLFWVSQFKIKPFVLPHVLVISVGNVTMGGTGKTPFVQYLVRYFKAKNKKYAITILSRGYKAKLSKVGAILRDGLSPHLYGDEPSEHKELFPDVQVIIGKNRKESFLKHNQIHSKFHIVILDDGFQHKQIHRDFDIVLLDANGPFGNGQTIPLGFLREPISHLRRAHTIVFTKLTDQNKDKSIRAINILKQKQIPVPSYTSHFLANLVQIDLNTLKSNPVQLPVDQIRQTKVLDEDANDGYFLFTGVGNPKHVLETAESIIGKKINQHRFFPDHYEFEESVLGSIIGEVKQGTVLLTTEKDWVKVRTKKGFLEELKKRNIQIFVIKIEVVVNEKESFESMLAGLVSTYEAKNDLVSMN
- the mnmC gene encoding FAD-dependent 5-carboxymethylaminomethyl-2-thiouridine(34) oxidoreductase MnmC, which produces MRTLEEKTAIVVGSGIAGASICYALSKQNINTILLESESAPAKHASGNPIGVVYPFLTKHKTAESEFSLIAYTHFLEVWERLGLENSVPHANGIHFLLETESNVDRYWHSLLSHQIPESIAKQSFEPNSQKKALYFPKGKALSPAILTKELIRLAHPTMKLQSTLVSWREKESDGKLICETNEEKFEVDFLFLAQGYQFTKDPFSNWIPMKQVRGQIVQIPSAFFQNQTSILYGDYLTAEINGERVLGASFDEFHLEIEPRINETITMWETLQSKLPILHNDWKTVDVSQFGTRVSYRTQSQDRHPVVGKLPNLSTLDTTVKYQNMFRKDHKPFQIPYYESVGILNGLGSRGLTHSLLAAEILVKSILNQTMDIPNNLINSLKPDRFLLRMWKRDQLT
- a CDS encoding ABC transporter permease, with product MEKVSILWALVRRDYALQYAGSFLGISWMFLQNLVLISLYALVFLVLNLKNPSTQEDFTAYLLTGLLFWIPIQELLVRGTGILTDNRSLLKRSSLGINLFLWIPYVQFLIHSFVTSIPVFIYLGFSGTLNLAGLVFGYLVLVLSGLYLMLLLHYLSRLNILLKDISPLIRLVSQLVFWGIPVLYYPTGVLKQWNEWNPFTIPLDVFRTTVISGFQAQFDWFHIAPFLFFFVLVYLLAKRKFQSVILDHL
- the flhF gene encoding flagellar biosynthesis protein FlhF: MDFVKIRGKDLQDCIMQMKMKYGPEAHLYDQRVITEGGLFGTGLMAQRMYEIDVGVPEKQNSKERIERKLKDLKELIKQKQRTESHPESGLVGVGIPSHSSHSVNLSNANTYTGRKKNIESVRPFSERKRRQTSAIYEIESFEERPVGLSLAEAKESFLESIPERTISPKEKHPHIQKLIDRLLREGFSESYLEEMAVTLEQRLSAVDLTRYANVTDKAVTYLEERIQVDSDLFSGTPRGKRKVVFFVGPTGSGKTTSIAKLAAKYSLHMGKKVSLYTTDNYRIAAIDQLKFYADAMGLPFYAAKDLRKWKETILRDGSELILVDTAGYSHRKSENLEKLQEFYEVFGEKDHIETILVLSSTVAKDNALAVTNAYESVGYKRILLTKLDEAEFLGSVVELADTIHREFAFLSVGQDVPFDILNATKKILAECVIFPEKLKGIAGEVFEKTV